The Bacteroidales bacterium genome contains a region encoding:
- the mutS gene encoding DNA mismatch repair protein MutS: MKKEEGLAPTPLMRQYQELKAKYPGTILLFRVGDFYETFGEDAVITSSILNITLTKRSNGAAADVELAGFPYHALDVYLPKLVRAGQRVAICEQLEDPKFAKKLVKRGVTEVVTPGVTFHENVLDNTRNNYLASIFVQHQTAGVAFIDVSTGEFFAAEGSIEQVARWLHNFQPSEVLIPRSWREKFFMVFGSFNVFILEDWIFTEQFAEDTLLKQFKVVSLSSFGLDKLMKAKIAAGTCLYYIQQTRTEELSHVRSISLLHDQDYVWIDNFTLKNLEILNPLHEQGRALYDVMNKTVTPAGSRLLRKWLTTPLFSKQKIDERLLTVDFFVRYSEKIVFLQQKLKEIIDIERFVGRLAVLKVSPRELIQLKHSIKVAEEIYNFLHKEDPCKNFLPSQFNLNNVHDLINSFIVDDPSVQIQKGGIIRQGINQELDELRLLFHDSKNFLEKLLAEEIHKTGISSLKLGFNNVFGYYFEVTHTHRHKVPQHWIRKQTLTHAERYVTPELQEYEARILGAEEKILQIEQELYFQFLKKLQEYIPSLQDVAIFLAQLDVFLSLAKVAIEHRYVRPSIQEDMIIHIEGGRHPVIETVLPAGEKYVENDVYLDNDKQQIIILTGPNMSGKSAYLRQTALIVLLAQCGSFVPARFARIGLVDKIFSRIGASDNISVGQSTFLVEMLETSRILHNFTSRSLIILDEIGRGTATYDGISIAWAITEYFHNHPIYRPKVLFATHYHELNELANRFPRIKNYHVQVKEMHDHIVFLHKVIPGGSEHSFGIHVARMAGIPEKIVKRAEELLHQFEKIRAEADITPGQITMPVQLSIFQLDDPLLEELRQEIEGLDINQITPIEALQKLYFFQQKLSRKQVNQKK; encoded by the coding sequence ATGAAAAAGGAAGAGGGTCTTGCTCCGACGCCACTTATGCGTCAATATCAGGAGCTTAAGGCTAAGTATCCTGGTACCATTTTATTGTTTCGTGTAGGTGATTTTTACGAAACATTTGGTGAGGATGCTGTGATAACCTCATCAATTTTGAATATTACGCTAACTAAGCGAAGTAATGGGGCAGCTGCTGATGTGGAACTGGCCGGCTTTCCCTACCATGCACTAGATGTTTATTTACCCAAATTGGTTAGAGCAGGTCAACGAGTTGCCATATGCGAACAATTGGAAGACCCCAAGTTTGCTAAAAAGCTTGTAAAACGAGGTGTTACGGAAGTTGTAACACCTGGAGTTACATTTCATGAAAATGTGTTAGACAATACAAGAAACAATTATCTTGCTTCGATATTTGTTCAGCATCAAACGGCTGGTGTTGCTTTTATTGATGTATCTACTGGTGAATTTTTTGCTGCTGAAGGAAGCATTGAGCAAGTTGCAAGATGGTTGCATAATTTTCAACCAAGTGAAGTACTGATTCCTCGTTCTTGGCGTGAAAAATTTTTTATGGTATTTGGGTCCTTTAATGTTTTTATTTTGGAAGATTGGATTTTCACTGAACAATTTGCTGAAGACACTTTGTTGAAACAATTCAAAGTAGTTTCTTTGTCATCTTTCGGATTGGATAAATTGATGAAGGCAAAAATTGCGGCAGGAACATGCTTGTATTACATTCAACAAACCCGAACAGAAGAATTATCTCATGTTCGAAGTATTTCTCTTTTACATGATCAAGATTACGTTTGGATAGACAATTTTACATTGAAAAATTTGGAGATACTTAACCCATTGCACGAACAAGGTAGAGCTTTGTATGATGTGATGAATAAAACGGTTACTCCGGCAGGTAGTCGTTTACTAAGAAAGTGGCTAACCACACCCCTTTTTTCTAAGCAAAAAATAGATGAGCGCCTTTTAACGGTTGATTTTTTCGTTCGATATTCAGAGAAAATAGTTTTTTTGCAGCAAAAATTAAAAGAAATAATTGATATTGAACGATTTGTTGGACGTTTAGCTGTTTTAAAGGTATCTCCGCGTGAACTTATTCAATTGAAGCATTCCATTAAAGTTGCAGAAGAAATTTACAATTTTTTACATAAGGAAGACCCATGCAAAAATTTTCTTCCTTCACAATTTAATCTAAACAATGTTCATGATTTAATCAATTCTTTCATTGTGGACGATCCCTCTGTTCAAATACAAAAAGGGGGAATCATTCGCCAAGGAATTAATCAAGAACTTGACGAACTTCGTTTGCTTTTTCATGATAGCAAAAATTTTCTGGAAAAACTTCTTGCTGAAGAAATACACAAAACAGGAATTTCATCACTGAAGTTAGGTTTTAACAACGTATTTGGTTATTATTTTGAAGTTACTCATACACATCGCCATAAAGTCCCTCAGCATTGGATAAGAAAACAAACTCTGACTCATGCTGAACGTTATGTTACTCCAGAATTACAAGAATATGAAGCTCGAATTCTTGGTGCAGAAGAAAAAATATTGCAAATCGAACAAGAATTATATTTCCAATTTTTAAAAAAACTGCAAGAATATATTCCTTCGTTGCAAGATGTTGCCATTTTTTTGGCCCAACTAGATGTTTTTCTTTCACTGGCAAAAGTAGCTATAGAGCATAGATATGTTCGACCTTCTATTCAGGAAGACATGATTATCCACATCGAAGGAGGAAGACATCCTGTCATTGAAACTGTCTTACCAGCTGGTGAGAAGTATGTAGAAAATGATGTATATTTAGATAACGATAAACAACAAATTATTATTCTCACGGGCCCAAACATGTCTGGCAAATCTGCATACCTTCGTCAAACTGCATTGATTGTTCTTCTTGCTCAATGTGGCTCATTCGTGCCAGCTCGTTTTGCCAGAATCGGGTTGGTGGACAAGATTTTTTCTCGTATCGGTGCATCGGATAACATATCAGTCGGACAAAGTACGTTTCTTGTCGAAATGCTTGAAACTTCTCGTATTTTGCATAATTTCACTAGTAGAAGTCTGATCATCCTTGATGAGATAGGTCGCGGAACAGCAACGTACGATGGAATATCCATAGCCTGGGCAATTACAGAATATTTTCATAATCATCCCATTTACAGGCCCAAAGTTCTTTTTGCTACCCATTATCATGAATTGAATGAACTAGCAAATCGATTTCCACGAATAAAGAATTATCATGTACAAGTTAAAGAAATGCATGATCATATAGTTTTTTTACATAAAGTGATTCCAGGAGGAAGTGAACATAGCTTTGGCATTCATGTCGCACGCATGGCTGGCATACCTGAGAAAATTGTAAAAAGAGCTGAAGAATTACTTCACCAATTTGAAAAAATTCGAGCCGAAGCAGATATTACTCCAGGGCAAATTACGATGCCAGTTCAGCTTAGTATTTTCCAACTCGATGATCCCTTGCTTGAAGAACTACGTCAAGAAATAGAAGGACTAGATATCAACCAGATTACCCCAATTGAAGCCTTACAAAAGTTGTATTTCTTCCAGCAAAAATTGTCTAGAAAACAAGTAAATCAAAAAAAATAA
- a CDS encoding SPOR domain-containing protein: MTRINPLLIFFFFSLNICAQVKYETSEIDKWVSEYSRFFSNIKGYPGYRVQIFFESGNYSKTKALGVKAKFISLYPDIPVYVIYQEPYFRVRVGNFRSKLEAYAFREKIKKDFPEAYVIKDRVDMPMVYRPADMIK, encoded by the coding sequence ATGACAAGAATAAATCCGCTACTTATTTTCTTCTTTTTTTCGCTTAACATATGTGCTCAGGTTAAGTATGAAACCAGTGAAATTGACAAATGGGTAAGTGAGTATTCTCGCTTTTTCAGTAATATCAAAGGATATCCTGGTTATCGTGTTCAGATTTTTTTCGAAAGTGGTAATTATTCTAAAACAAAAGCACTTGGTGTGAAAGCTAAATTTATATCTCTTTATCCAGACATTCCAGTCTACGTCATTTACCAGGAACCTTATTTTCGTGTACGAGTGGGTAACTTTAGAAGCAAACTGGAGGCTTATGCTTTCAGGGAGAAAATAAAGAAGGATTTTCCAGAAGCTTATGTAATCAAAGATCGGGTCGATATGCCTATGGTATATCGACCCGCAGATATGATCAAATAA
- a CDS encoding S-adenosylmethionine:tRNA ribosyltransferase-isomerase yields the protein MQRPNISIEEYDYYLPEENIAQYPVAERDLSNLLVAIDENFVIEKFRLIHHHLPSDAVLIYNDTKVIPARLFFQKSTGARIEILLLNPIDPPDYQTNFQTCKEVIWEVLIGNASKWKDEVLSTEWLTNGTKYSLRAEKIDKNKVRLSWSPSSLCFSEILEMIALVPLPPYIQRPVEKKDKETYQTIYAHHPGSVAAPTAGLHFTPQLLETIQTQKNIQLVPITLHVGIGTFKPLKTDIHSHEMHKELINIPPTSLKLLLEHSNKPWIVVGTTSLRALESLYFYLLSILLGQPIQTIPQWIGWEIPESRWISRTTLLEQLPKLNLLDRDIQFDTQLMILPGKPIQMADYLITNFHQPRSTLLLLVDAFSSISWKKIYAFALENKLRFLSYGDACLLKNKNSPF from the coding sequence ATGCAAAGACCTAATATTTCCATTGAGGAATATGATTATTATTTACCAGAAGAAAATATAGCACAATATCCTGTTGCGGAAAGAGATCTTTCAAATTTACTTGTGGCCATTGATGAAAACTTTGTAATTGAAAAATTTCGTTTAATACATCATCATCTACCCTCGGATGCTGTCCTGATTTATAACGACACTAAAGTTATCCCTGCTAGACTTTTTTTTCAAAAAAGCACTGGTGCCCGAATCGAGATTCTTCTTCTTAACCCCATTGATCCGCCAGATTACCAGACCAATTTTCAAACTTGTAAGGAAGTAATATGGGAAGTTCTCATCGGTAATGCTTCAAAATGGAAAGATGAAGTGCTTAGTACTGAATGGCTAACTAATGGGACGAAGTATTCACTTCGTGCAGAAAAAATTGATAAAAATAAGGTAAGATTAAGTTGGTCTCCATCTTCTCTTTGCTTTAGTGAAATTTTAGAGATGATAGCTTTAGTTCCACTTCCTCCTTACATACAGCGACCTGTTGAAAAAAAAGATAAAGAAACCTATCAAACCATTTATGCTCATCATCCTGGATCTGTTGCTGCTCCAACGGCTGGACTACATTTTACACCTCAACTTCTCGAAACCATACAAACTCAAAAAAATATTCAACTGGTACCCATCACTTTGCATGTTGGCATAGGTACGTTCAAACCTCTAAAAACAGATATTCACTCGCACGAGATGCACAAAGAATTGATCAACATACCTCCGACAAGTTTAAAGTTATTACTAGAACACAGCAATAAACCATGGATTGTCGTTGGAACCACTTCTCTTCGAGCCCTTGAAAGTCTTTATTTTTATTTACTAAGCATTCTTCTTGGTCAACCTATCCAAACCATCCCACAATGGATTGGATGGGAAATACCTGAGAGTCGATGGATTTCGAGAACTACTCTTCTTGAACAACTACCTAAACTTAATCTATTAGATAGAGATATTCAATTTGATACTCAACTGATGATTCTCCCTGGAAAGCCCATTCAAATGGCAGACTATTTAATTACCAATTTTCACCAACCTCGAAGCACGCTGCTTCTTCTTGTTGATGCTTTTAGTTCGATCTCATGGAAAAAAATCTACGCCTTTGCTCTCGAAAACAAATTACGATTCCTTAGTTATGGTGACGCTTGTCTTCTGAAAAATAAAAATTCACCATTTTAA
- a CDS encoding UDP-2,3-diacylglucosamine diphosphatase: MKRSFPIYELNLNENKACYFIADTHLFSDKQQEKEKILSNFLTQIKTDAQYLFLLGDIFDFWFEYKHLVPRGYTRFFGKLGDLADAGVEIHFFKGNHDMWTRDYFVKEFNAHIWDLPVRLIHGNLVLEVGHGDGLGPGDYGYKILKFFIRSPFVRFLFSCLPSSISFPMAYMFSKQSRYANEKYKNSLNQLKEKEYIIEYIRLTNSQRRANIYIFGHRHRFFDLMIDDSRYINLGFWDFERTYVRYDGEIQILKW; the protein is encoded by the coding sequence ATGAAAAGATCATTTCCAATTTATGAGCTCAACCTGAATGAAAATAAGGCATGCTATTTTATTGCTGATACTCACTTATTTTCTGATAAACAGCAAGAAAAGGAAAAAATATTGTCAAATTTTTTGACCCAAATTAAAACCGATGCACAATATCTTTTTTTATTAGGAGATATTTTTGATTTCTGGTTCGAGTATAAACATCTGGTTCCACGAGGTTATACCCGTTTTTTCGGCAAACTTGGAGATTTGGCAGATGCGGGAGTAGAAATACATTTTTTCAAGGGTAATCATGACATGTGGACACGTGATTATTTTGTTAAGGAATTTAATGCCCACATATGGGATTTACCCGTTCGTTTAATACATGGAAATTTAGTCTTAGAAGTAGGACATGGTGATGGGTTGGGTCCTGGAGATTATGGATACAAAATTTTAAAATTTTTTATCCGTTCACCTTTTGTTCGATTTCTTTTTTCATGTTTACCTTCTTCTATTTCATTTCCAATGGCGTACATGTTTTCCAAGCAAAGTCGTTATGCTAATGAAAAATACAAAAATTCACTCAATCAACTTAAGGAAAAGGAGTACATTATTGAATACATCAGGTTAACAAATTCCCAACGAAGAGCAAACATATACATTTTTGGTCATCGTCATCGTTTTTTTGATTTAATGATTGACGATTCTCGCTATATTAACTTGGGATTTTGGGATTTTGAGAGAACTTACGTCAGATATGATGGTGAAATTCAAATTTTAAAATGGTGA
- a CDS encoding TlpA family protein disulfide reductase: MRIYWAFVLGFFILFSCRDQGVPSKNEVIIEGRFIHSRAHVVYFDIIHVDRTEKWDSVILDEKGSFRLRKKIDQPYFLKVYLDEKQFFTVIAKPGDHLYLTGNIRQFKDSYTVEGSPESELIYQYLLKARDHYAKLDSLAVYWENHKYDPRKMHIRDSLDSISKYIYTSHKNYAANLVRDNMSNLGTLFIAYQYFGPTPVLDVETYLPLMDSLVNVLSGLYPQNEHVHHLAMRVKKAKLAKQEEEEIKKRLSPGNPAPNFQMLDKNENTYSLNQFKGKYILLHFWATWSPTSAKELRALKFYHTTYAPRGLVFISVSFDYDRNMWEKVIESEKLSWIQLCDFKHVDSPIAKLYAVKKIPLYYLIDPQGNIVTKAHLLNEIGPTLYKIFFLFPEKRDSAVSSTKKE, translated from the coding sequence ATGAGAATATATTGGGCGTTTGTTTTGGGATTCTTTATTCTTTTTTCATGTAGAGATCAAGGTGTTCCCTCAAAAAATGAAGTCATCATTGAAGGACGTTTTATTCATTCGCGAGCACATGTAGTTTATTTTGACATTATTCACGTCGATCGAACTGAAAAATGGGACTCGGTCATTTTGGATGAAAAAGGAAGTTTCCGATTAAGAAAAAAAATAGATCAACCTTATTTCTTGAAAGTCTATCTTGATGAAAAGCAATTTTTTACCGTTATTGCAAAACCTGGTGATCATCTTTATCTGACAGGGAACATTCGACAATTTAAAGATTCTTACACTGTTGAAGGATCTCCTGAAAGCGAACTTATCTATCAATATCTTTTAAAAGCACGAGACCATTATGCAAAACTTGATAGTCTGGCTGTGTATTGGGAAAATCATAAGTACGATCCTCGGAAGATGCATATACGTGATTCTCTAGATTCCATCTCAAAATATATTTATACTTCCCATAAAAACTATGCGGCTAATCTTGTTCGAGATAATATGAGTAATCTCGGAACGTTGTTTATAGCGTATCAGTATTTTGGGCCTACTCCTGTGTTAGATGTGGAAACATACTTGCCGTTGATGGATTCCTTGGTAAATGTTCTTTCAGGTCTGTATCCACAAAATGAACATGTTCATCATCTAGCTATGCGCGTAAAAAAAGCAAAGCTAGCAAAACAGGAAGAAGAAGAAATAAAGAAGCGATTAAGTCCAGGAAATCCAGCTCCAAATTTTCAAATGCTGGATAAGAACGAAAACACTTATTCCTTAAATCAGTTCAAGGGCAAATATATTTTATTGCATTTTTGGGCTACCTGGTCACCAACATCTGCTAAAGAATTACGGGCACTGAAGTTTTATCATACCACATATGCCCCAAGGGGATTGGTGTTTATTTCGGTTTCTTTTGATTATGACCGTAACATGTGGGAAAAGGTAATTGAATCTGAAAAACTCAGTTGGATACAACTATGTGACTTCAAACACGTTGATTCACCTATAGCAAAATTATATGCTGTAAAGAAAATTCCTCTCTATTATCTCATAGATCCCCAAGGAAATATTGTTACCAAAGCGCATTTGCTCAATGAAATTGGTCCGACGTTGTATAAAATATTTTTTCTTTTTCCTGAAAAGCGAGATAGTGCTGTATCTTCAACTAAAAAAGAATGA
- a CDS encoding cytidine deaminase encodes MKKEINSFEYEVVNNSDITSEESLLIIKAKEASLKAYAPYSEFYVGAAVLLDNGQVITGNNQENMAFPSGLCAERVAIFYAKSQFPEAKIIGISVVAQSRKYVQKMPVSPCGACRQVMIEYEMLQHQPYWILLWNMEQEIGYRIPSVSLLLPLNFMLQS; translated from the coding sequence ATGAAGAAGGAAATTAATTCTTTCGAGTATGAAGTGGTCAACAATTCAGATATAACATCAGAGGAAAGTTTACTTATTATTAAAGCCAAAGAAGCGTCTTTAAAAGCATATGCGCCATATTCAGAATTCTATGTGGGAGCGGCAGTTTTGCTTGATAATGGGCAAGTTATAACAGGAAATAATCAGGAAAACATGGCGTTTCCAAGTGGTTTATGTGCAGAACGAGTGGCAATTTTCTATGCCAAATCTCAGTTCCCTGAAGCAAAAATAATAGGAATTTCTGTGGTTGCTCAAAGTCGTAAATATGTTCAGAAAATGCCTGTTTCACCATGTGGTGCTTGCAGGCAAGTAATGATCGAATACGAAATGCTTCAGCATCAACCATACTGGATATTGTTGTGGAATATGGAGCAAGAAATTGGTTATCGTATACCATCAGTGTCTTTATTACTCCCTTTAAATTTTATGTTACAATCATGA
- a CDS encoding O-antigen ligase family protein has protein sequence MVGLLWTKDFTYAWKDLRIKLPLIIMPVIFCSYRQWLKTVKYSFLYFFSIVLYSYMFFSILESLFYQKPLHDVLILSHIRLSLMIGIGFSIALFYMINNFQGWKFLIGFVILSGVTFLYLIYLNSFTGYLSFFFVLVVFIVYYLGQLKRKYVISLLTVMVLGLVYFGREAIWVKNTCFPEVGFFERTEPRENGNSIYQNVNISEVIHAWNMRSTKKIENDRDSIFHILLRYLASRGYSANNDGVWKLSVSDVNNIEKGLTNYRLVEMNLMQKKFYTFFWEWYAYIGSRQYVGHSIPQRLHLWQLGWKVFKENWMFGVGTGDIQQIFIELKRSNQIVYADGKILRPHQQFITIGIQLGILGILFLVLLVFLLVFLAFKEKNVLFIIFASLMILSMMYEDTLETQVGVSLFSIFTSFYITQKMERYEYEEGN, from the coding sequence ATGGTGGGACTATTATGGACGAAAGATTTTACTTATGCGTGGAAAGATTTAAGAATTAAACTCCCTTTAATCATCATGCCAGTCATTTTTTGTTCTTATCGTCAATGGCTCAAAACGGTAAAATATAGTTTTCTTTACTTTTTCAGCATAGTTTTATATTCTTACATGTTTTTTTCAATTCTTGAAAGTTTGTTTTATCAGAAACCATTACATGATGTACTAATCCTGAGTCACATCAGGCTGAGTCTCATGATTGGAATTGGCTTTAGCATTGCTCTTTTCTATATGATAAACAATTTTCAGGGGTGGAAATTTCTCATTGGATTCGTCATCCTAAGTGGGGTAACTTTTTTGTATCTCATATATCTTAATTCATTTACTGGTTATTTGAGTTTTTTCTTTGTTCTCGTGGTTTTTATAGTATATTACCTTGGGCAGTTGAAAAGGAAATATGTTATTTCGTTATTAACTGTAATGGTGTTGGGTTTAGTATATTTTGGTCGCGAGGCTATTTGGGTAAAGAATACGTGTTTTCCCGAAGTGGGTTTTTTCGAAAGAACAGAACCTCGTGAAAATGGAAATTCAATTTATCAGAATGTGAATATTTCGGAGGTTATACATGCATGGAATATGCGAAGTACTAAAAAAATTGAAAATGATAGGGATTCGATTTTTCATATTTTACTTCGATATTTGGCATCACGAGGCTATTCAGCTAACAATGATGGTGTTTGGAAACTTTCTGTTTCGGACGTGAATAATATCGAAAAAGGGTTGACCAATTATCGTCTTGTAGAAATGAATCTTATGCAAAAAAAATTTTATACTTTTTTTTGGGAATGGTATGCATATATAGGTAGTCGCCAATATGTTGGACATTCCATACCTCAACGCTTGCATTTATGGCAGCTAGGATGGAAAGTATTCAAAGAGAATTGGATGTTCGGAGTGGGAACTGGTGATATTCAACAGATCTTCATTGAGTTGAAACGATCGAATCAAATTGTTTATGCAGATGGTAAGATCTTACGGCCTCACCAGCAGTTTATAACCATTGGAATACAATTGGGTATTCTCGGGATTTTGTTTCTTGTTTTGTTGGTTTTTTTACTTGTATTCCTTGCTTTCAAGGAAAAAAATGTTCTTTTTATTATCTTTGCTTCACTTATGATTCTATCTATGATGTATGAGGACACACTAGAAACCCAGGTGGGCGTTTCCCTGTTTAGCATTTTTACTAGTTTTTACATCACACAAAAAATGGAAAGATACGAGTATGAAGAAGGAAATTAA
- a CDS encoding S41 family peptidase, producing MILFKNKWTKVILLFFVSGFLLTSSVNDKDFEITKNLDIFITLYKELNQNYVDELIPGELIKIAIDKMLESLDPYTVFISESEIEDYRFMTTGQYGGIGALIQKIDNQIVISEPYEGFPAFEAGLRAGDIILEINGKTVAGKNISEVSEMLKGAPGSEVQVLVRHPITLKEEKYTIIRKEIKINNVPYSCMVHPEVGYIKLTTFTQGASQNVRTSLEKLRTENPEMKGLILDLRGNTGGLLHEAVNLVNLFVDKGIIIVQTRGKIQEANKTYKTLNHPVDKNLRLVVLIDGNSASASEIVAGSIQDLDRGVIIGQKSFGKGLVQNIIPLVYNTSLKVTIAKYYIPSGRCIQAIDYSHKEKGSPIKLPDSVQRTFYTKNGRPVKDAGGILPDISIPYDSLSNISVALLSKNHIFNYATLYVYEHPQKPMIENFSLSDEEYQKFINYLQDKDFDYTTRTEKKLLELKQTLEDEKYFQLVSSEFELIRQKVSHDKNRDLILFKNEIKRLLEVEIISRYYFQKGRIQYDLSDDKEIKEAIEILTNEAQYKKILQKP from the coding sequence AATTACTAAGAATCTTGATATTTTCATAACCCTTTATAAAGAACTTAACCAAAATTACGTAGATGAACTTATTCCTGGTGAGCTGATCAAGATAGCTATAGATAAAATGCTTGAATCACTTGATCCATATACGGTGTTTATTTCTGAAAGTGAAATAGAAGATTATCGCTTCATGACCACTGGTCAGTATGGAGGAATTGGAGCATTGATTCAAAAAATCGATAATCAAATTGTCATCTCGGAGCCGTATGAGGGTTTCCCTGCTTTTGAGGCAGGTCTTAGAGCAGGTGATATTATTCTCGAAATCAATGGGAAAACTGTGGCTGGAAAAAACATTTCAGAAGTAAGTGAGATGCTCAAGGGTGCTCCTGGAAGCGAAGTACAAGTTCTCGTACGACACCCCATAACTCTAAAAGAAGAAAAATATACCATCATCCGAAAAGAAATCAAGATAAACAATGTGCCTTATAGCTGCATGGTTCATCCAGAAGTTGGATATATTAAATTAACAACTTTTACTCAAGGAGCTTCGCAAAATGTAAGAACTTCTTTAGAAAAACTACGAACAGAAAATCCAGAAATGAAAGGTTTAATCCTTGATCTGAGAGGAAATACAGGTGGATTGTTGCATGAAGCAGTAAACTTAGTCAACTTATTTGTCGACAAAGGAATCATTATTGTCCAGACACGAGGAAAGATCCAGGAAGCCAATAAAACCTATAAAACGCTCAATCATCCTGTAGATAAAAACCTCCGTCTTGTTGTTTTAATAGATGGCAATAGCGCTTCAGCTAGTGAAATCGTTGCAGGTAGCATACAAGACCTAGATAGGGGTGTTATCATTGGTCAGAAATCTTTTGGAAAAGGCCTTGTTCAAAACATCATCCCTCTCGTTTATAATACTAGCTTGAAAGTTACAATAGCTAAGTATTATATTCCTAGTGGTAGATGTATACAGGCCATAGACTATTCACATAAGGAAAAAGGTTCTCCCATAAAACTTCCCGATAGTGTACAACGCACCTTTTACACAAAAAACGGTCGACCTGTTAAAGATGCAGGAGGAATATTGCCCGATATTTCTATCCCTTATGATTCTTTAAGCAATATCTCGGTAGCTTTACTGTCAAAAAACCATATTTTCAATTATGCAACTCTTTATGTGTATGAACACCCCCAAAAACCCATGATCGAAAATTTTTCCCTCTCAGATGAAGAATACCAAAAATTTATCAACTACCTTCAAGACAAGGATTTTGATTATACTACCCGAACAGAAAAAAAACTGCTAGAATTAAAGCAAACACTTGAGGATGAAAAATACTTTCAACTGGTATCTTCTGAATTTGAATTGATCAGACAAAAAGTGTCACACGATAAGAACAGAGACCTGATTTTGTTTAAAAATGAAATCAAACGACTTCTTGAAGTTGAAATAATTTCAAGGTATTATTTTCAGAAAGGTCGCATCCAATATGATTTATCTGACGATAAAGAAATCAAGGAAGCTATCGAAATACTAACCAATGAGGCTCAATACAAGAAGATCTTGCAGAAACCATGA